In Stieleria varia, one genomic interval encodes:
- a CDS encoding FeoA family protein — protein MIKPLEPEFHEFKLSEASVGELLCCGITANEACHIRMKSLGICEGRRLELLSNGDPMIVRVAGSRIGLSRSLAASVSVSEAAGAQKNNN, from the coding sequence ATGATCAAACCCTTGGAACCTGAGTTTCACGAGTTCAAGCTCTCCGAAGCCAGTGTGGGCGAGCTATTGTGTTGCGGCATCACTGCGAACGAGGCGTGTCACATTCGCATGAAGAGCTTGGGGATTTGCGAAGGTCGACGGCTGGAATTGCTATCCAATGGCGATCCGATGATCGTCCGAGTGGCCGGCTCGCGGATCGGGCTTTCACGCTCTCTTGCTGCATCGGTCTCTGTCAGTGAAGCCGCCGGTGCACAAAAAAACAACAACTAA
- the feoB gene encoding ferrous iron transporter B, with translation MKTARSGSAAGSVEQPIVLLAGNPNTGKTSLFNALSGLRAKTANYAGVTVDIRKATVPLTVDCAQGTAQLSMQLIDLPGLYGLVPTSPEETIASEALCDQRLGDPAAVVIVVDSTNMTRGLTLVHSILELQLPAVVALNLIDAADSSGIRIDVAKLSEKLGCPVVAVSSKTGRGLDDLKTLLSDLLSPETVITPAYETSCAVGCSGCAYAERFARSESMVADTVSGPALSPAYTEKLDRFLTAPWVGTIALVLIMLSVFLMIFSLADIPMSLIEGAFAWIAGKLDGILPTERVSPWIWYPAVAASTAVVFAAAYRLASVRWTWQTGLAAAIATVLIALLPQADFRSLLLNGVVGGIAGVVVFLPQICILFFLITILEDSGYMARAAFVAERWMRRVGLPGKAFVPMLSAHACAIPGIMATRTIENWRDRLVTIAVLPLLTCSARLPVYAMLAALLFGGQPVYAALMFAGAYVLGITSALLTALVLRRTVIKGETEPLVIELPPYRRPSLRNAFLTTWDRGSVFLRKAGSVILLIAVVLWAMATYPKPPQDADSTVLASNVSEALSEAEIAAAEHAQAQLEMEYSIAGRAGKLIEPIFRPLGFDWKINIGVISSFAAREVLVSTLSVVYGIGEEGAEDETGLVETLRRQRRPDGTLVFTTATCFSLLVFFVLAMQCLPTQAVTRRETGSWRWAIFQLVYMSALAYVAALIVFQTLSAFGFHHTA, from the coding sequence GTGAAAACGGCACGCTCAGGTTCAGCCGCCGGATCGGTTGAGCAGCCGATCGTTTTGTTGGCCGGCAACCCGAACACGGGCAAGACATCGCTGTTCAATGCCCTCTCGGGCTTGCGAGCCAAAACGGCGAATTACGCCGGAGTCACCGTGGACATTCGCAAGGCGACGGTCCCTCTGACGGTTGACTGTGCGCAGGGCACGGCGCAATTGAGCATGCAGCTCATCGATTTGCCGGGTCTCTATGGATTGGTGCCCACCAGTCCCGAAGAAACGATTGCGTCGGAAGCGTTGTGTGATCAGCGGCTTGGTGACCCCGCAGCGGTCGTCATCGTCGTGGACTCGACGAACATGACGCGTGGTCTGACGTTGGTGCATTCGATCTTGGAATTGCAACTGCCTGCCGTGGTCGCACTCAACTTGATCGACGCGGCGGATTCCTCTGGTATCCGCATCGACGTCGCAAAGTTGTCGGAGAAACTCGGATGTCCCGTCGTGGCGGTGAGCTCCAAGACGGGTCGCGGCCTGGATGACTTGAAAACACTGTTGTCTGACTTGCTCTCACCGGAAACCGTCATCACTCCGGCTTATGAAACCTCGTGTGCGGTCGGTTGCTCAGGGTGTGCGTATGCAGAGCGTTTTGCGCGCAGCGAGTCGATGGTGGCCGACACGGTGTCCGGGCCAGCGTTGTCGCCGGCGTACACGGAGAAGCTCGATCGGTTCTTGACGGCACCTTGGGTCGGCACGATTGCGTTGGTGCTGATCATGCTGTCGGTGTTCTTGATGATCTTTTCGCTCGCCGACATACCGATGTCGTTGATCGAAGGCGCGTTTGCATGGATCGCCGGCAAGCTGGATGGGATTTTGCCCACTGAGCGGGTATCACCGTGGATTTGGTATCCCGCCGTCGCTGCGTCAACCGCAGTCGTCTTTGCGGCCGCGTATCGGCTGGCGTCGGTCCGTTGGACTTGGCAAACCGGTTTGGCCGCTGCGATCGCGACGGTGTTGATTGCTCTTTTGCCCCAAGCAGACTTTCGCAGCCTGTTGCTCAACGGCGTGGTGGGCGGGATTGCGGGTGTCGTGGTCTTCTTGCCACAGATTTGCATCTTGTTTTTCTTGATCACGATCTTGGAGGACTCCGGTTACATGGCTCGCGCCGCATTTGTGGCGGAGCGATGGATGCGTCGGGTGGGTTTGCCTGGCAAAGCGTTTGTGCCGATGTTGTCGGCACACGCGTGTGCGATCCCCGGCATCATGGCCACGCGAACGATTGAAAACTGGCGTGACCGTTTGGTCACCATCGCGGTATTGCCTTTGTTGACGTGTTCGGCACGTCTGCCCGTTTATGCCATGTTGGCCGCGTTGCTGTTCGGCGGCCAGCCGGTTTATGCAGCCCTCATGTTTGCCGGCGCGTATGTTCTCGGGATCACATCGGCATTGTTGACCGCGTTGGTGCTGCGTCGGACGGTGATCAAAGGCGAAACGGAACCGTTGGTGATCGAGTTGCCGCCCTATCGAAGACCCAGTTTGCGCAACGCGTTTTTGACGACTTGGGATCGCGGCTCGGTGTTTTTACGCAAAGCGGGCAGTGTGATCCTGTTGATCGCGGTCGTCTTGTGGGCCATGGCGACTTACCCCAAGCCACCGCAGGACGCTGATTCGACGGTGTTGGCAAGCAACGTCAGTGAGGCATTGAGCGAAGCTGAAATCGCAGCGGCCGAACATGCACAGGCTCAACTCGAGATGGAATATTCGATCGCTGGCAGGGCTGGCAAATTGATCGAGCCGATTTTTCGACCGCTCGGATTTGATTGGAAAATCAACATCGGCGTGATTTCCTCGTTCGCGGCCCGCGAGGTTCTCGTGTCAACGTTGTCCGTGGTCTATGGGATCGGCGAAGAAGGAGCCGAAGACGAGACGGGCTTGGTGGAGACGCTACGTCGTCAGCGGCGTCCCGACGGAACACTGGTTTTTACCACCGCGACTTGCTTTAGCCTGCTGGTGTTCTTTGTGTTGGCCATGCAATGTTTGCCGACCCAAGCCGTGACGCGACGTGAAACGGGATCGTGGCGTTGGGCGATCTTTCAGCTCGTCTACATGTCGGCGTTGGCTTATGTCGCCGCATTGATCGTGTTTCAAACACTGTCGGCGTTTGGGTTTCACCACACCGCTTGA
- a CDS encoding BBP7 family outer membrane beta-barrel protein translates to MRTTQFRFVWALFLSGAIAATAAAQTPSPSVRNSERVARAQWSPSRGGSKSVAAKRTDHDASFQQEQPVATTASLPSPVRQASATKPVASRSSGVQQAQHIETSPMHSGVIPSPTVSMPMEGEVYYEPMGSSVVGGACDAMGPACGCGSLACDGCDSIGTCGQNCGCSMCGELPSGRAWRPALTLSLPQDGWISYEGLSWWQDGVYVPALFTTSPTGTARADAGVLTRPGTSTLFGDRQYIDDGLEGSRLRFGIWLDRCHTLGVGAEFIDLGRNSHSFATTSAGSPIVARPFFNTATGLADSELVAFPGIVSGTGTARIDSQLSGGSFHFRHLRCCDQGCESWLFCGCPQHYCTRMDFRLGYRYLELDEGVRITEDLVSTDTANPGTFDITDNFRTLNQFNGVDLGWSYRLTRGYWTWESLVKLAIGNTKQSVTISGQTIINDPNDPPAQTFDAGFLALASNSGVFEQNQFSVVPELNLTLGYQLTDHLKATFGYSGIYWSNVVRPGQHIPTDINPNFLPPVGANPAGDPRPVFAFDTVDYWAHGINYGLEYRW, encoded by the coding sequence GTGCGTACAACTCAATTTCGCTTTGTTTGGGCCTTGTTCCTCTCCGGCGCAATCGCTGCGACGGCAGCCGCTCAAACTCCATCGCCTTCCGTTCGCAACAGCGAGCGTGTGGCCCGCGCCCAATGGTCACCCAGTCGAGGGGGCAGCAAGAGTGTGGCGGCCAAACGCACTGACCATGACGCATCGTTCCAACAGGAGCAGCCGGTCGCAACCACGGCTTCGCTGCCCTCGCCCGTTCGGCAAGCCAGTGCGACCAAGCCTGTCGCGTCACGTTCAAGCGGTGTCCAGCAAGCACAACATATCGAGACCTCTCCGATGCATTCGGGCGTCATACCGTCTCCGACGGTCAGCATGCCGATGGAAGGAGAGGTTTACTACGAACCCATGGGCAGCAGTGTGGTCGGCGGAGCGTGCGATGCGATGGGACCAGCCTGCGGATGCGGCAGCCTAGCATGTGACGGTTGCGACTCCATCGGAACTTGTGGCCAGAACTGTGGTTGCAGCATGTGTGGCGAGCTGCCTAGCGGACGCGCTTGGCGTCCCGCGCTGACATTGAGTCTGCCGCAGGACGGCTGGATTTCATACGAAGGGCTCAGTTGGTGGCAAGACGGCGTGTACGTGCCTGCTCTGTTCACCACTTCACCGACGGGAACGGCGCGAGCCGACGCCGGTGTTTTGACTCGCCCTGGCACCAGCACTTTGTTCGGCGATCGTCAGTACATCGACGATGGCTTGGAAGGCAGCCGTTTGCGATTCGGCATTTGGTTGGATCGTTGTCACACATTGGGTGTCGGAGCCGAGTTCATCGACTTGGGGCGTAACAGTCACAGCTTTGCTACCACCAGTGCCGGCTCGCCCATCGTTGCCCGACCGTTTTTTAACACGGCAACCGGCTTGGCCGATTCGGAACTCGTGGCATTCCCCGGTATCGTGTCGGGCACCGGCACCGCACGGATCGACAGTCAACTCAGCGGCGGCAGCTTCCACTTCCGTCACCTGCGATGCTGCGATCAGGGATGTGAAAGCTGGTTGTTCTGTGGTTGCCCGCAACACTACTGCACGCGGATGGATTTCCGTCTCGGATATCGCTACTTGGAACTGGACGAAGGCGTTCGTATCACGGAAGACTTGGTGAGCACGGACACTGCAAATCCGGGAACATTCGACATCACCGACAACTTTCGTACGCTCAACCAGTTCAACGGTGTGGACCTGGGCTGGAGCTATCGCCTGACGCGTGGCTACTGGACTTGGGAAAGTTTGGTGAAACTGGCGATCGGCAATACCAAACAATCGGTCACGATCAGCGGTCAGACGATCATCAACGATCCCAACGATCCACCCGCGCAAACGTTCGATGCTGGATTCTTGGCACTCGCGTCAAACAGCGGCGTGTTCGAGCAAAACCAGTTCAGTGTGGTGCCGGAGTTGAACCTGACGCTTGGCTATCAATTGACCGACCACTTGAAAGCAACCTTTGGGTACAGCGGCATCTACTGGTCCAACGTGGTTCGACCTGGCCAGCACATCCCTACCGACATCAACCCGAACTTCCTGCCCCCCGTGGGTGCCAATCCGGCGGGTGACCCCCGACCCGTATTCGCCTTTGACACGGTCGACTACTGGGCTCACGGCATCAACTATGGCCTGGAGTATCGGTGGTAA
- a CDS encoding RNA polymerase sigma factor, which yields MRYQQSDPDVRLMLRVSDDDAGAFEELVRKYHPRLVRLMRAIGPSPELAEDLAQETFLRVFRARERYQAGAKFSTWLFTIAGNVARNASRTMRRRHEVNEVDAPQSPDDNPGAGILAGTALDASGLMPTRQVEGDERAEIVRQAIRSLGERQRTALMLSRFENMSYAEIAESMELTPKAVKSLLSRARVNLREILQAYMDNGSSPVEEQE from the coding sequence CTGAGATACCAGCAATCCGACCCGGATGTCCGGTTGATGCTGCGCGTCAGCGACGACGATGCCGGTGCCTTTGAAGAGTTGGTTCGCAAATACCACCCCCGTTTGGTTCGCTTGATGCGTGCGATTGGCCCCAGCCCAGAACTCGCCGAGGATCTCGCCCAGGAGACCTTTCTCCGCGTGTTTCGTGCCAGAGAACGGTACCAGGCCGGCGCCAAGTTTTCGACTTGGCTGTTCACCATTGCTGGCAATGTGGCTCGAAATGCCAGTCGAACCATGCGTCGGCGTCACGAAGTCAACGAGGTCGACGCGCCGCAGAGCCCTGATGACAATCCCGGTGCCGGTATCTTGGCCGGCACGGCGTTAGACGCCAGCGGATTGATGCCGACCCGACAGGTGGAGGGTGACGAGCGTGCAGAGATCGTCCGCCAAGCCATTCGTTCACTGGGGGAGCGTCAGCGAACCGCCCTGATGCTATCGCGGTTCGAAAACATGAGCTATGCGGAGATCGCGGAGTCGATGGAGTTGACTCCCAAGGCGGTCAAGTCGCTGCTCAGTCGCGCACGCGTGAATTTGCGTGAGATCTTGCAGGCCTACATGGACAACGGCTCCAGCCCGGTCGAGGAGCAGGAATGA
- a CDS encoding beta strand repeat-containing protein, giving the protein MAWHQIVQRIARRFRGNDLAPSAGARKKNRRLGMETLAKRELLASDLGAISGISFADLTGNGLSGDDPRLENVTVEIFRDVDASGTINGADGAAIQTQLTDVNGMYFFRGLNQDTFIVRQQPASAELLAPDPIVVTVTDDSGDVMTVIDDFTQTGQVVTADGANPTVPSSAAAPEAIGGFRDILVTRTSGVGILNVAADANDDILSIGSQTAAEGTVLIQYDGNDGSTNLSPTGLGGVSLGGGLPGEAIDPDAGILIQTSDQLGGDTVTVRVYTDAANFAEVNVNIPMDTGVVGFQEDVFVRYTSDFTLTGTPDFNNIGAIEFLVTVAANNDIQFAAFTVRGPNLLTANLPNEQLLTLGGTLFEDLGGGANTNNGLLDGGETGVAGVTVDLYAEPNGGGAIDPANQVAVATTTTDGNGDYSFTGLEAGNYVVVIPESQFLTGAPLFGYATSTGNDPAPDPDDTDTDGDDNGALLAGVGLVTGEVTLTAGAEPINDGDTDPNTNFAVDFGVTPTIDLAVTKTVDAAASTLTGNGTVFFDIDFQNNGPLDASNVVITDTLPAGLTIDQANSDFGTFTPTINGQDISVAIGALALNGTGTIRIAATIANGQTADLTNTAVIAGDEVETDLTNNSDDALVTLNNSDLSVTKSDNQAGASVPAGTQFTYTITVTNNGPDDATNVIATDTLPASTTFVSAQFSTGAGTVTETPAGSGNLVIDVGDLANGASEVIEVTVLVDADSPTPIVNSVTVVGDPDMDPTPDNNTAEVTTPIVRNVDVAIDKAVTGTVTAGANMTYTITATNNGPGVARGVEITDTLDAALTFVSFDAGTTTVTNSVNGQDLTFDVGTLDPNETVVFTFVVGVGSDATADIPNTAVITTTDIDTDTTNNTDTVTVTPGQATDVILTKDVDLATAVPGQDQLVYTFTISHDTDSISDATGVTFTDVLPAGLTGAVISATGATTNFDSNTQTATVTYASIPVGETRTFTITADIVQSATGTITNTGSVVISGTELDTTNNSDTASTNLTPEFDVTITKLADDTTPAPGQNVTYTIGLTNSGPSTATGVILTDNIPTGLTFVSGTLNGQAATSNGTTVTFPSITLNDGATANATLVFTVGVDATGTITNTATVAASAGETNTNNNTATEDITATPTADLTVTKSVDVAATQVGENLTYTITVTNAGVSTAVAATAVDTLPSGVTFVSGTGPNGGALTATNGVVTVNGGNLAPNASFSFTIVASVNNGVTADQINNVSVSTTTNETNTNNNTASATTTIDPVLSSIAGTVYLDLDNDGVQDAGETGIAGVALTLTGNDTLGNAISRSTTTDANGDYLFANLPAGTYRVDQTQPSGFRDGQETVGTGATATAIDNAFTQLGLGINTPAVDFNFGELQEPLSKRRFLASS; this is encoded by the coding sequence ATGGCCTGGCATCAAATCGTTCAACGCATCGCGCGGCGTTTCCGAGGCAACGATCTTGCACCCTCAGCAGGTGCGAGGAAGAAGAATCGTCGTCTCGGCATGGAAACGCTTGCCAAGCGTGAGTTGCTCGCCAGCGACTTGGGCGCGATCTCGGGGATCTCGTTTGCCGATTTGACCGGAAACGGACTCAGCGGCGATGACCCACGGCTTGAGAACGTCACCGTGGAGATTTTCCGAGATGTCGATGCCAGCGGAACGATCAACGGTGCTGACGGTGCCGCGATTCAAACTCAGTTGACCGACGTTAACGGGATGTATTTCTTTCGCGGTTTGAATCAGGACACGTTCATCGTCCGCCAACAACCCGCCAGCGCTGAGTTGCTGGCACCCGATCCGATCGTGGTCACGGTGACCGACGATAGCGGAGACGTCATGACCGTGATCGACGACTTCACGCAAACCGGTCAGGTCGTCACGGCCGATGGAGCCAACCCGACGGTCCCCAGTTCAGCAGCTGCTCCCGAAGCGATCGGTGGGTTCCGTGATATCCTGGTCACGCGGACGAGCGGAGTAGGGATCTTGAATGTCGCCGCTGATGCAAACGATGACATTCTGTCCATTGGCTCGCAAACAGCCGCGGAAGGCACCGTTCTGATTCAATATGACGGCAACGACGGTTCGACCAACCTCTCGCCGACGGGTCTGGGTGGCGTCAGCCTTGGTGGTGGACTGCCGGGCGAAGCGATCGATCCTGATGCGGGGATCCTGATTCAGACATCGGATCAGTTGGGCGGCGACACGGTGACCGTCCGCGTCTACACCGACGCAGCCAACTTTGCCGAAGTCAACGTGAACATTCCGATGGACACGGGTGTTGTTGGATTCCAAGAAGACGTCTTTGTGAGATACACGTCTGACTTCACACTGACCGGCACACCGGACTTTAACAATATCGGCGCGATCGAATTCCTCGTCACGGTTGCTGCCAACAACGACATTCAATTCGCTGCGTTCACGGTCCGTGGCCCCAACCTGCTGACGGCGAACTTGCCCAACGAGCAGTTGCTGACCCTCGGCGGCACGTTATTCGAAGACTTGGGCGGTGGAGCGAACACCAACAACGGCCTGCTGGATGGCGGGGAAACAGGAGTCGCGGGCGTTACCGTTGACCTCTATGCCGAGCCCAACGGCGGCGGCGCGATCGACCCGGCCAACCAAGTTGCCGTGGCCACCACGACAACCGACGGCAACGGTGATTACTCCTTCACCGGACTAGAAGCCGGTAACTATGTGGTGGTGATTCCGGAATCGCAGTTCCTGACGGGGGCTCCCCTGTTCGGGTACGCAACGAGCACGGGCAATGATCCGGCTCCCGATCCGGATGACACGGACACGGACGGCGACGACAATGGTGCGTTGCTCGCCGGAGTGGGCCTGGTCACCGGAGAGGTCACCTTAACGGCGGGCGCAGAGCCGATCAACGATGGTGACACCGATCCCAACACCAACTTTGCTGTTGACTTTGGCGTCACACCGACGATCGACTTGGCCGTTACCAAGACCGTCGATGCCGCAGCGTCGACGTTGACCGGCAACGGTACTGTTTTCTTTGACATCGATTTCCAAAACAATGGTCCGCTGGACGCCAGCAATGTCGTGATCACGGATACGTTGCCCGCGGGTCTGACGATTGATCAAGCCAACTCGGACTTTGGCACATTCACGCCAACGATCAACGGCCAAGACATCAGCGTCGCCATCGGTGCTTTGGCTCTCAACGGCACTGGAACGATTCGCATCGCGGCCACCATCGCCAATGGTCAAACGGCTGACTTGACCAACACCGCCGTGATCGCGGGTGATGAAGTCGAGACGGATTTGACGAATAACAGCGACGACGCTTTGGTGACATTGAACAACAGCGATCTGTCGGTCACAAAATCGGACAACCAAGCCGGCGCGTCCGTTCCGGCAGGTACGCAGTTCACGTACACCATCACCGTGACCAACAACGGCCCCGATGACGCGACCAATGTCATCGCAACCGACACACTGCCCGCGTCCACCACGTTTGTCAGCGCCCAGTTCAGTACCGGTGCGGGAACGGTCACGGAAACACCTGCTGGCAGTGGAAACCTGGTCATTGACGTTGGAGATCTCGCCAACGGTGCATCCGAGGTCATCGAAGTGACTGTTTTGGTTGACGCCGATTCGCCAACCCCAATCGTCAATAGTGTGACGGTGGTGGGAGATCCAGACATGGATCCCACTCCGGACAACAATACGGCGGAAGTCACCACGCCGATCGTGCGAAACGTTGATGTGGCGATCGATAAAGCCGTCACGGGCACAGTGACGGCCGGTGCCAACATGACATACACGATCACGGCGACCAACAACGGCCCCGGCGTGGCTCGTGGCGTGGAAATCACCGACACACTCGATGCGGCATTGACCTTCGTGAGCTTCGACGCAGGGACGACCACCGTGACCAATTCCGTCAACGGTCAAGACCTGACGTTTGACGTCGGAACGCTGGACCCGAACGAGACCGTTGTGTTCACGTTTGTCGTTGGAGTCGGATCCGATGCGACTGCCGACATTCCCAACACCGCTGTCATCACCACAACAGACATTGACACCGACACGACCAACAACACGGATACCGTCACCGTCACGCCTGGTCAAGCGACCGATGTGATCTTGACCAAAGACGTTGATTTGGCGACCGCGGTGCCGGGGCAAGACCAACTGGTCTACACGTTCACCATCTCGCACGACACCGACAGCATCAGTGACGCAACGGGAGTGACATTCACGGATGTCCTGCCAGCCGGCTTGACCGGCGCGGTGATCAGTGCCACCGGTGCGACAACCAACTTTGACTCCAACACTCAGACAGCGACCGTCACTTACGCGTCCATCCCCGTTGGCGAGACTCGTACCTTCACCATCACGGCGGACATTGTCCAATCAGCAACCGGAACCATCACCAACACCGGCAGTGTGGTGATCAGTGGAACGGAGTTGGATACGACGAACAATTCCGATACTGCGTCGACGAACCTGACGCCTGAATTCGACGTGACGATCACCAAGCTGGCCGACGACACCACTCCGGCACCAGGACAAAACGTCACTTACACGATCGGACTGACAAACAGTGGCCCGAGTACCGCGACCGGCGTCATCCTGACGGACAACATCCCGACCGGTTTGACTTTTGTCAGCGGAACGCTCAACGGACAAGCCGCGACGAGCAACGGAACCACGGTGACCTTCCCCAGCATCACGTTGAATGATGGGGCAACCGCGAACGCTACGCTCGTATTCACCGTCGGCGTCGATGCAACGGGAACGATCACGAACACGGCGACCGTAGCAGCCAGTGCGGGCGAGACCAACACGAACAACAACACGGCAACGGAAGACATCACGGCGACTCCCACTGCGGACTTGACCGTGACCAAGTCTGTTGACGTCGCGGCAACACAAGTCGGCGAAAACCTGACTTACACGATCACCGTGACCAACGCCGGCGTTTCGACTGCCGTCGCTGCAACGGCCGTGGACACGCTGCCATCGGGTGTGACTTTCGTCAGCGGAACCGGCCCCAATGGCGGAGCCCTGACGGCGACCAATGGTGTGGTCACCGTCAACGGTGGCAATCTTGCTCCCAACGCCAGTTTCTCGTTCACGATCGTTGCAAGTGTGAACAACGGAGTGACCGCCGATCAGATCAACAACGTGAGCGTTTCGACCACCACGAACGAAACCAACACGAACAACAACACCGCCAGCGCGACAACGACGATCGATCCGGTTCTGTCCAGCATCGCAGGTACGGTTTACCTCGACTTGGACAACGATGGAGTTCAGGACGCAGGTGAGACGGGAATCGCAGGAGTTGCCTTGACGTTGACGGGCAACGACACCTTGGGCAACGCGATCAGCCGATCAACCACGACCGACGCGAATGGTGACTATCTCTTTGCCAACTTGCCAGCCGGAACCTACCGAGTTGACCAAACTCAACCGTCCGGTTTCCGCGACGGCCAAGAAACGGTGGGTACCGGAGCCACGGCAACCGCAATTGATAACGCATTCACGCAACTTGGACTGGGGATCAACACTCCGGCGGTCGATTTTAACTTCGGAGAACTTCAAGAGCCTCTCTCAAAAAGACGTTTCCTCGCTTCGTCCTGA
- a CDS encoding anti-sigma factor family protein encodes MRNIETLTDEQPVHPDDETLSAYLDGELSNSERTEVENRLIKDESFRKRLQQLQSSWDWLSQLPSEAPSEKLMQSTIELVISDIEPPKKETRSWWGDYRALVLGLLLCLVCFVAAVGVTRELERQRLRAQVSDLTLAENLDALLLGNDFELMRELDASVSWKMMVSTYQDISGQKLLPDVLVASTPVDQRETAIADMTPLERASLESHWKAFRSLDETTEAKVRETARTLSQQPDAETLTQTMKTYARWRESLPAEMRQTLESSEGVARRQAIEAAVAYSLGKLSDDSGSIISDETADRIWFQLQRLLQERLASDDELTEFYERMKQVTGDDRAEMALISMMVFRRMDGRRGRSWNRPPSGGNFVMPRTLSDDDLNDMTVILDDNALQNLNALTNWNPYSGRDPHLVSIAMQAWVEETVRRNAPQRENTETESWIQRYEKSEDRDVLDLLTPAEIKRRLLPQQNWFRRGESSSTQR; translated from the coding sequence ATGAGAAACATCGAAACCTTGACGGACGAACAACCCGTCCATCCCGACGACGAAACACTCTCGGCCTACTTGGACGGCGAACTCTCCAACTCCGAACGTACCGAAGTTGAGAATCGACTGATCAAGGACGAATCGTTTCGCAAGCGATTGCAACAACTGCAATCCAGTTGGGACTGGCTCAGTCAACTGCCGTCGGAGGCCCCCAGTGAAAAGCTGATGCAGTCGACGATCGAATTGGTGATCAGCGACATCGAACCGCCCAAGAAAGAAACCCGCAGCTGGTGGGGTGACTATCGCGCTTTGGTTCTGGGACTACTGTTGTGCTTGGTCTGTTTCGTTGCGGCCGTCGGTGTCACACGGGAACTGGAACGTCAACGGTTACGAGCACAGGTATCTGATCTGACGCTTGCCGAAAACCTCGACGCATTGTTGCTGGGCAATGATTTCGAATTGATGCGAGAACTGGATGCCAGCGTTTCTTGGAAGATGATGGTGTCGACTTACCAGGACATCAGCGGCCAAAAACTGCTGCCCGATGTTCTGGTTGCCAGCACCCCCGTCGATCAACGCGAAACAGCAATCGCCGACATGACGCCGCTGGAACGCGCGTCGCTGGAAAGTCACTGGAAAGCGTTTCGATCACTCGACGAAACGACGGAAGCGAAAGTGCGTGAGACGGCACGTACTCTGAGTCAACAGCCCGACGCGGAAACGTTGACTCAAACAATGAAAACGTACGCACGCTGGCGTGAGTCGCTGCCTGCCGAGATGCGTCAAACCCTGGAATCGTCCGAAGGCGTCGCGCGTCGCCAAGCCATCGAAGCCGCCGTCGCCTACTCACTCGGCAAACTCTCTGATGACTCAGGCAGCATCATCAGTGATGAAACCGCCGACCGCATCTGGTTTCAACTGCAGCGATTGTTGCAGGAGCGACTCGCCAGTGATGATGAGCTGACTGAGTTCTACGAGCGGATGAAACAAGTCACCGGCGACGACCGCGCCGAAATGGCTTTGATCAGCATGATGGTTTTTCGGCGCATGGATGGCCGTCGTGGACGCAGTTGGAATCGTCCGCCATCAGGTGGAAACTTTGTCATGCCGCGCACACTGTCCGATGACGACCTCAACGACATGACCGTCATCCTGGATGACAATGCACTGCAAAATCTCAACGCTTTGACCAACTGGAACCCGTACAGCGGACGTGATCCGCATTTGGTTTCGATCGCCATGCAAGCTTGGGTGGAAGAGACCGTCCGCCGTAACGCGCCGCAACGAGAAAACACGGAAACAGAAAGCTGGATCCAGCGCTACGAGAAAAGCGAAGACCGCGACGTGTTAGACTTGCTGACGCCCGCAGAAATCAAACGCCGCTTGCTGCCTCAGCAAAACTGGTTCCGCCGCGGTGAATCCTCCAGCACCCAGCGATAA